The genomic window TTGGGATTCACCGATCGCGTTTGCGCCGTGGAACCCACATATCGTGTGGTACGGCGGCAACGTGATCTTTCAGTCGCAAGACGAAGGCCGGCATTGGCTGCCGATCAGCCCCGACCTCACGCGCAACATAAAGTCCCATCAACAGGCATCCGGCGGCCCGATCAGTCTTGACGTTTCGGGCGCCGAGACGTCAGACACGATTCTCGACATCGAAGGCTCGTCCGTCAAGCGCGGCGAGATATGGGCCGGTACCGACGATGGTCTCATCCAGCTGACGCGCGACGGCGGAAAGCACTGGAAGAACGTGACGCCGCCAGGCGTGCCTCCGTTCGGACGCGTTGAGGCGATTGCCCCGTCGACGATCGCAGATGGCACCGCTTTTGCCGCGATCGATCGTCATTACAGCGGCGACTACGCACCGTATATCTTCAAGACGAGCGACTTCGGAAAATCGTGGACGTCGATCGCCGCCGGTCTTCCGGCAGATCAATCCGCGCGAGCCGTGCGCCAAGACCCGGTCAATCCGAATCTCGTCTATGCGGGCCTCGAGCGCAGCATGTGGATCTCGTTCGACGGCGGCAGCCGCTGGGAAAAGCTCCAAAGCAATCTTCCCCACACGGCGGTCTTCGATATACGAATCCAGCCGCGATTCGATGACCTTATCATCGCAACGCACGGCCGCTCCGCATGGATCATGGATGACATCCGTCCGCTCCAAGATCTCGAAGCCGCGAAGAGCGCCGGACATTATGTCTTTCAGCCGCCGGTCGCATATCAGTACAACAACACCGAGAAAGCGGAAGGCACCTACACCGAATACGCGGCTCCGAACCCGCCCACCGGCGCGGTCATCGACTTCTTCCAAGCCAAGGCGGGCGGAAAGGCGCCGGTGGTCGACATCCTCGACGCGCGCGGCCGCCTCGTGCGCAGCTACGCCGGTTCGCATCCGGTCGGCACGAGCGGAAAGAAGGAGCCGTGGATCAAGAACGGCTCGGGTGTCACGCGCTTTATCTGGGATTTTTCCGAAACGCCTATCACGCCGTGGTATGGAGCGGCGAGCAAGGGCGCCCGTCTTCCGAACATCAGCAACTCCGTCGTCCCCGGCACCTACACGGCGCGCGTGACCTTCTCGAATGGTCTGCGCCTGTCGCGTACCTTTACCGTTCGACCCGATCCCGATGCACCGTGGACGCAGGCCGACTATAAAGCCCAGTACGATTTCTCGGAGCGCGCGTTGTCGATGCTGGATAACATGAATAAGGGATTCAACGCGATCGACGCACAGGTGGCCCGCTTGAAGAAGCTTGGCTCGCCGAGCGCCGTCGCGCTCGCGCGAGAAGGCTCGGCTGTCGAAAACTCGCTGACCGCGAACTACAAAAACGGTGAAGACGGCATCATGTTCGCGCCGAAAGTCTACGAATTCGTTCAGGGATTCGTGTTCAGCGGTGCTGCCGGACCCGTCTTGCAGACGCAACGACAGGCCGCCAAACTAATCACGCCGCAATACGCCGCCGCGATGGCGAAGATCGACGGTTGGCTCGCGCGGGCAAAGGCGGTGCGTTGAACGGCATACGGCCGATCTCGCGCGCCGACGTTGAAGCGGCCCGCGAGCGCATCGCAGGCACCGTCCTGCGCACGCCGCTTGTCAAGCTCCAAGTCGAGGGACCGGGCTGTGAGATCTACTTGAAATTGGAAAATCTCCAGCCCACGAATTCGTTCAAGATCCGCGGCGCGGCAAACGCGGTCGCGAAGCTGTCGGCCGATGCGCGCTCTCGCGGCGTCTGGACGATCAGCGCCGGCAATGCAGGACAAGGCGTTGCCTACGCAGCCCGAGCTGCCGGTATCCCATCCACGGTGGTCACCATCGAAACCGCCCCGGAGACTAAGGTCGCGCGCATGCGCGCTCTCGGCGCGCGCCTCGTGAAGGCGCCGTTCGACGAATGCTGGCATGCCATGGAGCAGCGCGCGTTTCCCGGTGTCGACGGCACGTTCATCCATCCTTTTGACGATGATGATTTCATCGCGGGCAACGCGACGATCGGACTTGAGATCCTCGAGGATCTCCCCGACGTCGCGACCGTGCTCACTGCTTTCGGCGGCGGTGGGCTCATCGCCGGGGTGGCGTCGGGCTTACGCGCCGGCGGGCGCGCTGACATCCGCGTCTTTGGTGCCGAACCGGAGACCGCCGCGCCGGCACATACCTCTTTTGCTCGCAATGCCGCGTCGGCATTCGCGGCTTGGGAGCCGAGTTTCGTCGACGGAGCCGGCGGGAAAAGCGTGTTCCCGCGCATGTGGGAACGCATCCGCCACATCGTCACGGGTTCAATCGTCGTGTCGCTCGAAGACACAAGGCGGGCGATGCGAACGCTTGCCGAGAGCGCCCGCGTGATCGCAGAGGGAGCGGGCGCACTGCCGGTGGCTGCGGCGCTTTCCGGCAGAGCCGGAGCGGGGCGTATCGTAGCAGTGGTATCCGGCGGCAACGTCGACCTCGCAAAGTTCTGCGAGCTGATCGCGCAATAATCCGCACGAGGGAAACGGACGAGGATCGGCACGCTGACGAGGCCGAAAACCGGCGATTGATTTAGGAATGCCGCGTCGCCGCGTCAAATCAATGTAATGTGCATCCAAGGCCCCCCGCAGCTTCCGCCCTTGCGCTGTTCGCCCTGGCGCTAGCCATACACGTGACTTTCAGAGCACCCGCGGCCGCGGCCGGCACCGGCGAACTCAGGGCGACCGTCGCGAGTGCCGCGGGCACGCCGATCGCCGGCGCGACCATCCGCTTGATCGGTTCCGGCGGCCGCTACGGTTTCACATCAGACGAGCGAGGCCAGTTCGGCGGCTCTGTTGCAGCTGGAACGTATGTGCTTTCCGCCCACGCTGCGAAATATATGCCCATCTCCGCCGCGACGGTGTTCGTCGCTGCAGACCTGGTCACGGCGATCGATCTGACGATGACGCTTTCCCAAGCCTCGTCGATCGGCGTCTTGGATCGCGTCACCGTCAACGGCGCAGAAGCGGTCTCAACGTCGCCGTCGCATGTCGTGGCCGTGAACGCGCGGCTCGCAGCCGAGCAAGGCGTGACGCGCGTGACGGACATGCTCGGCGACGAACTTTCCACAACCATCGTCCCTGTCGCGGGGGGCGGGTTCAACGCGCCGGCGGCCGTTGCGCTTCGAGGGCCCGATCCAAGCGAGACGCTCGTCGAAATCGACGGGCACCAAGTCAATAATGGAAACGCGGGCTCCTTCGATGTCTCATTGCTCGACCCGGCCGATTTGCAGAGCGTGCAGATCGCGTACGGCATCGCGCCCACGTCATTGTTCGGTCCCGACACCCTTGGCGGCGCCGTGAACATACAGACGCTCGAACCAACGCAAACTGCGCAATCGCTGCTCCGCGTGTCCGCGGGATCCTTTGGTACGTTCGGCCAGACCGCGCAGACGACCGGCACGAGCGGCGACGTGGGTTACGCAGTCTCGATTCATCGGATCACGTCGGCTGGCGAGATACACGACTTTCCAATCGTCGCGGACGGCGCCGACGGAGTTGTCGGCGATGGATCGGATGCCACTTCATCCATTGTGAAGTTGCGCTACGGCTTGGACAGAGGCGCGGGGTTCATCGGCGTCTCGCTGCGCGATCAGGCCGTCTACCGCGACCTTTCCGCCGTGCTCACGAGTTTGGGGAGCAGCGTGCAGAGCGGCGCCGGCTCAGCGCTCCTCGGACATAACTCCGCCTACGGTTTTGACGCGCAGGTACCGCTCGGCGACGCAGCCGCCGACGGCACAGGGCAGACGACGGCTTTGTTCAGGCACCTGACGTCGGTCGTGGCCCAATCGTCCGAGGGCCCGGCGCAAACCGCTTCACCCTTCCTTTACAACGACCGCGACGTCATAAACGACGACACGCTCGAAATCACGCATCCGCTCGATCGCGGCGTCGTGACGATCAAGTTCGCGCAAGCGAGCGAGCAGCTCGCCACCGATTACGTGCCGGGATCCGTCAGTTCGGACATCGTCCTCGCGCCTCCGACTATCGACGTGGCACGGCCCGCGGACTCTCCGAGTCCCGGCAGCGCCGCTGACCCGGGCACGTTCGGCCAAGCGTCGCACTCTGTCGGCGCGCTGTACACGTGGGACGCGACGGCAAAGCTGCACTATTCCCTTGCAGCATATCTCAGCGACTACAGCACCTTTGGAAAAAGCTTCGATCCGCGAACCGGCTTCGTATGGACGCCCAATCCGGCTTCTGCGTTACGCGCATCGATCGGCACGACGTTCCAATCACCGCAGCTGCCGTCGCTCTATGTTCCGCCTGTTTTGCCGCCGCCGGTCAATGGATACATCAGCATCGGAAATCCTCATCTCGGGCCCGACAGAGCGACAGAATACGACCTCGGCTACGATCACTTTTTCACGGCGCCGCGAGGATCGCCGAGCATCAGCTTCGATGTGTATCGCTCCGACCTGCGCAACGCGAT from Candidatus Eremiobacteraceae bacterium includes these protein-coding regions:
- a CDS encoding threonine/serine dehydratase, translated to MNGIRPISRADVEAARERIAGTVLRTPLVKLQVEGPGCEIYLKLENLQPTNSFKIRGAANAVAKLSADARSRGVWTISAGNAGQGVAYAARAAGIPSTVVTIETAPETKVARMRALGARLVKAPFDECWHAMEQRAFPGVDGTFIHPFDDDDFIAGNATIGLEILEDLPDVATVLTAFGGGGLIAGVASGLRAGGRADIRVFGAEPETAAPAHTSFARNAASAFAAWEPSFVDGAGGKSVFPRMWERIRHIVTGSIVVSLEDTRRAMRTLAESARVIAEGAGALPVAAALSGRAGAGRIVAVVSGGNVDLAKFCELIAQ
- a CDS encoding TonB-dependent receptor, with the protein product MTFRAPAAAAGTGELRATVASAAGTPIAGATIRLIGSGGRYGFTSDERGQFGGSVAAGTYVLSAHAAKYMPISAATVFVAADLVTAIDLTMTLSQASSIGVLDRVTVNGAEAVSTSPSHVVAVNARLAAEQGVTRVTDMLGDELSTTIVPVAGGGFNAPAAVALRGPDPSETLVEIDGHQVNNGNAGSFDVSLLDPADLQSVQIAYGIAPTSLFGPDTLGGAVNIQTLEPTQTAQSLLRVSAGSFGTFGQTAQTTGTSGDVGYAVSIHRITSAGEIHDFPIVADGADGVVGDGSDATSSIVKLRYGLDRGAGFIGVSLRDQAVYRDLSAVLTSLGSSVQSGAGSALLGHNSAYGFDAQVPLGDAAADGTGQTTALFRHLTSVVAQSSEGPAQTASPFLYNDRDVINDDTLEITHPLDRGVVTIKFAQASEQLATDYVPGSVSSDIVLAPPTIDVARPADSPSPGSAADPGTFGQASHSVGALYTWDATAKLHYSLAAYLSDYSTFGKSFDPRTGFVWTPNPASALRASIGTTFQSPQLPSLYVPPVLPPPVNGYISIGNPHLGPDRATEYDLGYDHFFTAPRGSPSISFDVYRSDLRNAITTFIPPTTCPAPPTGPPPCLSYPVNAAAQVYTGAETHASVPLAGDVSLRAGYGVDSVYLTQVPPFAQDGSLVVGEQTLGVPLHKATLSVEKDPHAALAWYARVLYEGEYNELNRPPFATIQAGATWHRRDLDVGLYGTNLTNVYDDRFTQLNGGLPYGGLTGPIPTDALPLAGRVVIFALTLHSQ